From Nitrospinota bacterium, the proteins below share one genomic window:
- a CDS encoding efflux RND transporter periplasmic adaptor subunit: MKKALIIGIIALLAAGGGYYAYHQRETGEQEYKTATAERGPLRSAVSATGTVNPVMSVLVGTQVSGRISALHADFNSLVKQGELLAEIDPTAFEAQLEQATASLAVAVAARERAGASLHDAERSRRRTKELFDAQAVSRGDLDQAETNLELARANLNSAKATCQQAEAAVAVALTNLRYTKIHSPVDGTVVSRNVDVGQTVAASFTTPTLFNIARDLKQMQIDTSVNEADIGRVKTGQPVEFTVDAYSDMVFKGTVHQIRIAPAVVQNVVTYDVVVRVDNPELKLKPGMTANVGIIIETRDAALKVPNGALRFKPKTAGKENKKENPPPIHGSGVWILAGDAPRRIAVQTGIGDGSYTEVTSPELKEGMEIIVDTLAQKGKNDQRGHRLF, translated from the coding sequence ATGAAGAAAGCGCTTATTATCGGCATCATCGCGCTGCTCGCGGCGGGCGGCGGCTACTACGCGTACCATCAACGGGAAACCGGCGAACAGGAATACAAAACCGCCACGGCGGAACGCGGGCCGTTGCGCTCCGCCGTGTCCGCCACCGGCACGGTGAATCCCGTGATGTCGGTTTTGGTCGGTACGCAGGTCTCCGGCCGGATCAGCGCGCTTCACGCCGATTTCAACTCCCTCGTTAAACAAGGAGAACTGCTGGCGGAGATAGACCCCACCGCTTTTGAAGCGCAGCTTGAGCAGGCGACCGCCAGTTTGGCGGTCGCCGTTGCCGCGCGGGAACGGGCCGGGGCGAGCCTGCACGACGCCGAGCGGAGCCGGCGCCGCACCAAGGAACTTTTCGACGCACAGGCGGTAAGCCGCGGCGACCTGGATCAGGCCGAAACCAACCTGGAATTGGCACGCGCCAACCTTAACAGCGCCAAGGCCACCTGCCAGCAGGCGGAGGCCGCTGTCGCGGTCGCCTTGACCAACCTCCGGTACACCAAAATACATTCCCCGGTGGACGGCACAGTGGTCTCGCGCAACGTGGATGTGGGGCAGACCGTGGCCGCCAGCTTCACGACCCCCACGCTCTTCAACATCGCGCGAGACCTCAAGCAGATGCAGATCGACACCAGCGTGAACGAGGCGGACATCGGCCGCGTGAAGACGGGCCAGCCGGTGGAATTCACCGTGGACGCCTATAGCGATATGGTTTTTAAAGGAACCGTCCACCAGATACGCATCGCCCCGGCGGTGGTGCAAAACGTGGTCACCTACGACGTGGTGGTGCGGGTGGACAATCCGGAGCTGAAGCTCAAGCCCGGCATGACCGCCAACGTCGGCATCATCATTGAAACGCGCGATGCGGCGCTGAAGGTGCCGAACGGGGCGCTCCGCTTCAAGCCCAAGACGGCCGGGAAAGAAAATAAAAAGGAAAATCCGCCCCCCATCCACGGCAGCGGTGTATGGATATTGGCCGGAGACGCGCCACGCCGCATCGCCGTGCAAACCGGCATCGGCGACGGCAGCTATACCGAAGTCACCTCTCCCGAACTGAAGGAAGGGATGGAGATCATTGTGGATACCCTGGCGCAAAAAGGGAAAAACGACCAGCGCGGCCACCGCCTCTTTTAA
- a CDS encoding EamA family transporter has product MVQMIVATLLFGLGPVLIRMGLNEGISPEHILVLRMMVALPLFAVTALFFRQLKSSALSMRDFAFVSVVSVAGMGGAMYCFIHSIELLGASVSTLLGAVSPAITVLMAWRLGRSPITPLKVVSLAVSFAGVALLLLPVIGIGNLGAVVAGSMAGVGYSMLANLCSSAAMLAFEKYMERKSPLVAAFHITAFMFIYAEALYGMPPLALGLKTWVIVLLLGSVAWFVPFMLFFYGIRALGASKAALVQNSGPAVTVLAAGFLLNERLVLAQLAGMALVLSSVYLLKKDTTPAPPPGGDTVVFPPGGAFQDSRSP; this is encoded by the coding sequence ATGGTTCAGATGATCGTTGCCACGCTGTTGTTCGGCCTCGGCCCCGTTCTCATACGGATGGGGCTTAACGAGGGGATCAGCCCGGAGCACATCCTGGTGCTGCGGATGATGGTGGCGTTGCCGCTGTTCGCCGTCACGGCGCTTTTTTTCCGCCAACTCAAAAGCTCGGCCCTTTCCATGCGCGATTTTGCGTTCGTGTCGGTGGTGAGCGTGGCGGGGATGGGAGGGGCGATGTACTGCTTCATCCATTCCATCGAATTGTTGGGGGCGTCGGTATCCACGCTGCTGGGGGCGGTCAGCCCCGCGATCACCGTGCTGATGGCATGGAGGCTGGGGCGTTCTCCCATTACGCCGCTCAAGGTCGTTAGCCTCGCGGTATCGTTTGCCGGCGTCGCCCTTCTGCTCCTGCCGGTCATCGGGATTGGCAATCTGGGAGCGGTGGTGGCCGGCTCGATGGCCGGGGTGGGGTATTCGATGCTGGCGAACCTCTGCTCTTCGGCGGCGATGCTGGCATTTGAAAAATACATGGAGCGTAAAAGCCCATTAGTGGCGGCGTTTCACATCACCGCCTTCATGTTCATTTACGCCGAGGCGCTCTATGGCATGCCGCCGCTGGCTCTCGGCCTGAAAACGTGGGTGATCGTTCTCCTGCTTGGCAGCGTGGCGTGGTTCGTCCCCTTCATGCTGTTTTTTTACGGCATCCGCGCGTTGGGAGCATCGAAGGCGGCGCTGGTACAGAACAGCGGTCCGGCCGTGACGGTGCTGGCCGCGGGATTTTTGCTCAACGAGCGGTTGGTGTTGGCGCAACTTGCGGGAATGGCGCTGGTGTTATCGTCGGTCTATCTGTTGAAAAAGGACACTACGCCCGCGCCGCCACCCGGTGGAGACACCGTTGTGTTTCCACCGGGTGGCGCTTTTCAGGATTCCCGTTCGCCGTAG
- the dacB gene encoding D-alanyl-D-alanine carboxypeptidase/D-alanyl-D-alanine-endopeptidase — protein sequence MTGTTDDKHRHGPRRRPAIPALARAALLAALLALTLPGAALADDIEDRLDRIIGNPCLKRGRVCMVVRSLKNGNTIYEKNPDLLMTPASNMKIITAAVALKTLKPWYKFDTIFSYTGTRKGETIEGDLVVSGRGDPHLVSEDLWLIANEVRKRGITRITGGIILDDGYFDGEFFPAGWRLSSIRRAFEAPLSALALNFNTVTVMIYPDPSGAKPMVVVDPATPYFKLVNRMTYGNGGRKFVAIRMKPRPGGGETMEVLGRIRPGGGELTYYRAVANPVRYFGDTFKTLLTGMGVAVDGGILNAPPSRPTTKFFVHSSRPLLHQVMDMNKFSNNFMAEQILKTVGAEKVSAPGTINKGLTVAESVMAEWGITQDRYRFVDGSGLSKDNKVSCSALTDVLDRLYHEFEAGPEFISSLAVMGKDGSVRERDIGASNPVKVKTGTLDSVSAISGYYPLKNGDVLGFSMIFNDLACYNGMAHQIQNHLLTELSSLNGHAAE from the coding sequence ATGACCGGCACAACTGACGACAAACATCGGCATGGCCCCCGCCGCCGCCCGGCCATTCCCGCGCTTGCACGCGCGGCGTTGCTGGCGGCGCTGCTGGCGCTGACCCTCCCCGGCGCGGCGCTGGCGGACGACATCGAAGACCGGCTCGACCGGATCATCGGCAACCCCTGCCTTAAGAGGGGACGGGTCTGCATGGTGGTGCGCTCGCTCAAGAACGGCAACACCATCTACGAAAAAAATCCCGACCTCCTGATGACCCCCGCCTCCAACATGAAGATCATCACCGCCGCCGTGGCCCTGAAAACGCTTAAGCCGTGGTACAAGTTCGACACCATCTTCTCCTACACCGGCACGCGCAAAGGGGAAACCATCGAGGGCGACCTGGTGGTGAGCGGCCGCGGCGACCCGCACCTCGTTTCCGAAGACCTCTGGCTGATCGCCAACGAGGTGCGCAAACGCGGCATCACCCGCATCACCGGCGGCATCATCCTCGACGACGGCTACTTCGACGGCGAGTTCTTCCCGGCCGGATGGCGGCTTTCCTCCATACGCCGCGCGTTTGAAGCGCCGCTCAGCGCGCTTGCGCTCAATTTCAATACCGTGACGGTGATGATCTACCCCGACCCGTCCGGCGCAAAGCCGATGGTGGTGGTCGATCCGGCCACCCCCTATTTCAAGCTGGTGAACCGGATGACCTACGGCAACGGGGGCCGTAAATTCGTGGCGATACGGATGAAGCCGCGCCCCGGCGGCGGCGAGACGATGGAAGTGCTGGGGCGCATCCGCCCCGGCGGCGGCGAGCTGACCTACTACCGCGCCGTGGCCAACCCTGTGCGCTACTTCGGCGACACCTTCAAAACACTGTTGACCGGCATGGGTGTGGCGGTGGACGGAGGCATCCTGAACGCGCCCCCTTCGCGCCCCACCACCAAATTTTTTGTGCATAGCTCGCGGCCGCTCCTGCATCAGGTGATGGACATGAATAAATTCAGCAACAACTTCATGGCCGAACAGATACTCAAGACGGTCGGCGCCGAAAAGGTCTCCGCCCCCGGCACCATCAACAAAGGACTGACCGTGGCCGAATCGGTGATGGCCGAATGGGGAATCACGCAAGACCGTTACCGCTTCGTCGACGGATCGGGACTCAGCAAGGACAACAAGGTATCATGCTCGGCGCTCACCGACGTGCTGGACCGCCTCTACCACGAGTTTGAAGCCGGACCGGAATTCATAAGCTCGCTGGCGGTGATGGGAAAGGACGGCAGCGTGCGCGAGCGCGATATCGGCGCCTCCAACCCGGTGAAAGTGAAGACCGGCACGCTGGACTCGGTATCGGCCATAAGCGGCTACTACCCGCTGAAGAACGGCGACGTGCTGGGATTTTCGATGATCTTCAACGACCTCGCCTGCTACAACGGCATGGCGCACCAGATTCAAAACCACCTGCTGACGGAACTTTCATCGCTCAACGGCCACGCGGCCGAATAG
- a CDS encoding HAD family hydrolase, whose protein sequence is MRTIKAAFLDRDGTINIDKGYISSPREIELIPGAAKAIKLLNEAGYAVFGVSNQSGVARGFYGIEEVLAVNRRVEELLSSEGAYIREILYCPHHPRGMVPEYSITCKCRKPLPGMVDAARQKHGFAIADAIVIGDKICDVELGRNIGARTALVETGFGAEEKVKIDCGEAPAPDVFAPSLLEAVIALLGAPPRG, encoded by the coding sequence ATGCGGACGATCAAGGCGGCGTTTTTGGACCGCGACGGCACCATTAACATCGACAAGGGATATATCAGCTCGCCGCGTGAGATCGAGCTTATTCCCGGCGCGGCTAAGGCCATCAAGCTTCTGAACGAGGCCGGTTACGCCGTGTTCGGCGTCAGCAACCAGTCGGGGGTGGCGCGCGGGTTTTACGGCATTGAAGAAGTGCTGGCCGTGAACCGCCGCGTGGAGGAACTGCTCTCCTCCGAAGGGGCATATATAAGGGAAATCCTCTACTGCCCGCACCACCCGCGCGGCATGGTGCCGGAGTACAGCATCACGTGCAAATGCCGCAAACCGCTGCCGGGAATGGTGGACGCCGCGCGGCAAAAGCACGGCTTCGCCATCGCGGACGCTATCGTCATTGGCGACAAGATATGCGACGTGGAACTGGGCAGGAACATTGGCGCGCGGACGGCGCTGGTGGAAACCGGTTTCGGCGCGGAGGAGAAAGTAAAGATCGATTGCGGAGAAGCCCCCGCGCCGGACGTTTTCGCCCCCTCCCTGCTGGAAGCGGTTATCGCCCTGCTTGGCGCGCCGCCACGCGGGTAA
- a CDS encoding AtpZ/AtpI family protein: MELTVFASVGTQLVVSIFIGFGMGYWLDKWLGTQPVLMLVFMLLGVAAGFLNIYRTVARGTKSGNGPDNNR; the protein is encoded by the coding sequence ATCGAACTGACGGTTTTCGCGAGCGTGGGGACGCAACTGGTCGTCTCCATTTTTATCGGGTTCGGCATGGGGTATTGGCTGGATAAATGGCTTGGCACCCAGCCGGTTCTGATGCTTGTGTTCATGCTGTTGGGTGTGGCGGCCGGGTTTTTGAACATATATAGAACGGTTGCAAGGGGAACGAAAAGTGGGAATGGACCGGATAATAACCGTTAA
- a CDS encoding ATP synthase subunit I: MDRIITVKALVITAMLAFCAAIFYTNAHALAVVVGGLVAVANFRLGAQVLKRIVIPGVAPDAGKSAGIFSFLVRYAVLAAELFVIIRLGIEPVAFLVGLSVVVAAVFASAPELKRGEV; the protein is encoded by the coding sequence ATGGACCGGATAATAACCGTTAAGGCGCTGGTTATCACCGCCATGCTTGCCTTCTGCGCCGCGATTTTTTACACGAACGCGCACGCGCTGGCGGTTGTGGTCGGCGGACTGGTGGCGGTGGCGAATTTCCGCCTTGGCGCGCAGGTGCTCAAGCGGATCGTGATTCCGGGGGTGGCGCCCGACGCGGGCAAGAGCGCCGGCATTTTTTCCTTTCTGGTGCGGTACGCGGTTCTCGCGGCCGAACTGTTTGTGATAATCCGCCTCGGCATAGAGCCGGTGGCGTTTCTTGTGGGACTCTCGGTGGTGGTGGCGGCGGTGTTCGCCTCGGCGCCCGAACTTAAAAGAGGGGAAGTATGA
- the atpB gene encoding F0F1 ATP synthase subunit A, translating into MSEPFLYLTIPGLEHYPHVTYTWVVMALFAVLTIAIRVSMKLIPTGWHNMVETVVVGLVENMESVIGHGGKRFLPLLGTLTFFIFTANMIGLVPGCIAPTSNVNTNLAMALTVFVVYNFVGIQKQGFVTYFKHFMGPVWWLSWLIFPIEIISHLARPITLAMRLFGNVKGEDLVVLVLLFLVPLVLPLFMMAFMVFTGLLQTIVFLLLAMVYLQGALAEEH; encoded by the coding sequence ATGAGCGAGCCATTTTTATATTTGACCATTCCCGGCCTTGAACATTATCCGCACGTCACCTACACGTGGGTGGTGATGGCGCTGTTCGCGGTGTTGACCATCGCCATCCGCGTTTCGATGAAGCTCATTCCGACCGGCTGGCACAACATGGTGGAAACGGTGGTTGTCGGTCTCGTGGAAAACATGGAGTCGGTCATCGGCCACGGCGGCAAACGGTTTCTCCCGCTGCTCGGCACGCTGACGTTCTTCATTTTCACCGCGAACATGATCGGTCTCGTCCCCGGCTGCATCGCCCCCACCTCGAACGTGAACACCAATCTCGCTATGGCGCTCACCGTCTTCGTGGTGTACAACTTCGTCGGCATCCAGAAGCAGGGTTTTGTCACCTACTTCAAGCATTTCATGGGCCCGGTTTGGTGGCTGAGCTGGCTTATTTTCCCCATAGAGATCATCTCGCACCTTGCCCGCCCCATCACGCTGGCGATGCGGCTGTTCGGCAACGTCAAGGGGGAAGACCTCGTCGTTCTCGTCCTTCTTTTCCTGGTGCCGCTGGTGCTGCCGCTGTTCATGATGGCGTTCATGGTATTCACTGGCCTGCTGCAGACGATCGTGTTTTTACTGTTGGCGATGGTTTATTTACAAGGCGCTTTGGCTGAAGAGCACTGA
- the atpE gene encoding ATP synthase F0 subunit C, with amino-acid sequence MKKLNLFLLALTALVAAAPAAFAQEAEAAAAAGGSSSGALTYMALGCVVGLGLAALGGGIGMGHAISGALSAMARNPGFYQRLFPNMLIGLALIESLVIYTLVIVLILLYANPIH; translated from the coding sequence ATGAAGAAACTTAACCTCTTTTTGCTGGCGTTGACCGCCCTCGTGGCGGCGGCTCCGGCGGCGTTCGCGCAGGAAGCGGAAGCGGCGGCCGCCGCTGGCGGCAGTTCCTCCGGCGCGCTCACCTACATGGCGCTTGGCTGCGTCGTCGGCCTCGGCCTGGCGGCGCTCGGCGGCGGCATCGGCATGGGCCATGCCATTTCCGGCGCGCTTTCGGCGATGGCCCGCAACCCGGGATTCTACCAGCGCCTGTTCCCGAACATGCTGATCGGCCTGGCGCTTATCGAATCGCTGGTCATCTACACGCTCGTTATTGTTCTGATCCTTTTGTACGCCAACCCGATTCACTAA
- a CDS encoding electron transfer flavoprotein subunit beta/FixA family protein, translated as MLKVVVFIKQVPDTSSKAGVNPDGTIDRARAKRMLNNFDRYALQKAIEIKRSVGAEVTCVTMGPPPAIEVLVEGLEHGADYGILLTDKRLAASDTLATAYALHKVVGYIGQVDIILTGLQTTDGDTAQVGPQIAERLDLPQISYCESLTVTGKAVMARRVVEGGFQNVETAMPLLITVANSATPLGHKRFTEVAQVKEMLRSPEERTRRIKSVSLDAVGADAARTGLVGSPTVVGKTWKLGEVGGSCKVFEGEAVETEVAHLLESLAADSRNIAEMLNG; from the coding sequence GTGCTCAAGGTGGTTGTCTTTATAAAGCAGGTGCCCGACACCAGCTCAAAAGCCGGCGTCAATCCGGACGGCACCATCGACCGCGCACGCGCCAAGCGGATGCTCAATAACTTTGACCGCTACGCCCTCCAAAAAGCCATCGAAATAAAACGGAGCGTGGGGGCCGAAGTCACCTGCGTCACCATGGGGCCGCCGCCCGCCATTGAAGTGCTGGTGGAAGGGCTTGAACACGGGGCCGATTATGGCATCCTCCTCACCGACAAACGTCTCGCCGCCTCCGATACGCTGGCAACAGCCTACGCGCTGCACAAGGTGGTGGGCTACATCGGCCAGGTGGATATCATCCTCACCGGCCTTCAGACGACCGACGGCGACACCGCGCAGGTGGGTCCGCAAATCGCCGAGCGGCTCGACTTGCCGCAGATCAGCTATTGCGAATCGTTGACCGTCACCGGCAAGGCCGTGATGGCGCGCCGCGTGGTGGAAGGCGGGTTTCAAAATGTGGAAACCGCAATGCCGCTGCTGATAACCGTCGCCAACAGCGCAACCCCCTTGGGACACAAGCGCTTTACCGAAGTGGCCCAGGTGAAAGAGATGCTCCGCTCCCCCGAAGAGCGGACGCGGCGCATCAAGTCCGTATCGCTTGACGCCGTGGGGGCCGATGCCGCCCGCACCGGGCTGGTCGGTTCCCCCACCGTGGTGGGAAAAACATGGAAGCTGGGAGAGGTCGGCGGAAGCTGCAAGGTTTTTGAAGGCGAGGCGGTGGAAACGGAAGTGGCCCACCTGCTGGAAAGCCTCGCCGCCGACAGCCGCAACATAGCGGAAATGCTCAATGGCTAA
- a CDS encoding electron transfer flavoprotein subunit alpha/FixB family protein has translation MAKNNVTVVAEQLQGDLQQITPELLGAARELAQKLGTGVSCFLLGHNVTPMAQRIIHMGADIVYLVDDPALKEYATLPYRRAVLTILKSMAEPPPIILMGSTTIGRDLAPRVAASLEVGLTADCTELDIGDYEHKGKADPHKVGTFNNILYAIRPSFGESLKARILGPWKNPQMATTRIGVMQPLPLDSSRTGQIIAVPVTFDTADFRLKVVETVRDVSKAVDITAAKVIVAGGFGVGGVEGFAVVRDLVSIFNEGVVGASRRAVDCGWIPYAHQVGQTGKTVRPELYIALGISGAIQHRVGMNNSKTIIAVNKDADAPIFKFAHYGIVGDLFQVAPVLKRELMKLAKAKSL, from the coding sequence ATGGCTAAGAACAACGTCACCGTGGTGGCCGAACAGCTGCAAGGTGACTTGCAGCAGATCACGCCGGAGTTGTTGGGGGCCGCGCGCGAACTGGCGCAAAAGCTTGGCACCGGCGTCTCCTGCTTTTTGCTGGGGCACAACGTCACGCCGATGGCGCAGCGCATCATTCATATGGGGGCCGACATCGTTTATCTGGTGGACGACCCGGCGCTAAAGGAATACGCCACGCTGCCGTACCGCCGCGCCGTGCTCACCATTTTGAAATCCATGGCCGAGCCGCCGCCAATCATCCTGATGGGCTCCACCACCATCGGGCGCGACCTCGCGCCCCGCGTGGCCGCCAGCCTCGAAGTCGGCCTCACCGCCGATTGCACCGAGTTGGACATCGGCGATTACGAGCACAAAGGTAAAGCCGATCCGCACAAAGTCGGCACGTTCAATAACATCCTGTACGCCATCCGCCCCAGCTTCGGCGAAAGCCTCAAGGCGCGCATCCTGGGGCCGTGGAAAAACCCGCAAATGGCCACCACCCGCATCGGCGTGATGCAGCCGTTGCCGTTGGACAGTTCCCGCACGGGGCAAATCATCGCCGTGCCGGTAACATTTGATACCGCCGACTTCCGCCTGAAAGTGGTGGAAACGGTGCGCGATGTTTCGAAGGCGGTCGACATCACCGCCGCGAAGGTGATCGTCGCCGGCGGTTTTGGCGTCGGAGGGGTGGAAGGTTTCGCGGTGGTGCGCGACCTCGTTTCCATTTTCAATGAAGGGGTGGTCGGCGCAAGCCGCCGCGCCGTCGATTGCGGGTGGATACCGTATGCCCACCAGGTGGGGCAGACCGGCAAGACGGTCCGGCCGGAGCTGTACATCGCGCTCGGCATTTCCGGCGCCATCCAGCACCGGGTCGGGATGAACAACAGCAAAACCATCATCGCCGTGAACAAGGATGCCGACGCGCCGATCTTTAAGTTCGCCCACTACGGCATCGTGGGCGACCTGTTTCAGGTTGCGCCGGTGCTCAAGCGCGAGTTGATGAAGCTGGCGAAAGCGAAGAGTTTGTGA
- a CDS encoding 4Fe-4S dicluster domain-containing protein produces the protein MKRIEYDVLIAGGGIAGLTAAHRLVDGAKAAGTPLRIAVLEKAKNFGAHVLSGAVSNPRSVKKLFLDYETNGFPLEGKCAESHLTLLGARRAKDVPFATLAMPEMNKTGYLILSLSNVCAWMAENLLEKTKDTAVAVDLYNGFAAQEILYSGQRVTGVRVDDTGAPEQDNCHAKITIFADKGLLSRDLVEKFNLAQSNQTYAVGVKEVWETEQDFSGKVWHTLGYPLMDGNFGGGFIYGLKDKKLAIGMVAGLDGPNPNLQPPQILQAMKKHPFVQRMIKGGKLARYGASIIPEAGWFAMPKELAVDGAMIVGDAAGTMDIKGFSGVDKAMESAMAAADAAFAALQKNDTSKAALASYQKALLDGWVGQELKASRYYRHAFHENRALFSDYLPVVLKGLDKGSMMSGGVKAFFTGPGGLIGGGLNLLKQMGGGGCGELRLPEDRTCSKPDHQAAPLAEPEGFAKNTLYLTPDVVFYAHTHYHEGNDHIKEFDAAVCKKCIARFEAGNNPPPCVGDCTAEVHSVLVKDGAKSHQMALENCVQCRTCDIVCPEKNIRVNAALHGSGPDFRGL, from the coding sequence ATGAAGCGCATCGAATATGACGTATTGATAGCGGGCGGCGGCATCGCCGGCCTGACCGCCGCGCACCGTCTGGTGGACGGCGCGAAAGCGGCGGGAACGCCGCTGCGGATCGCCGTGCTGGAAAAGGCGAAAAACTTCGGGGCGCACGTGTTGAGCGGCGCGGTGAGCAACCCCCGCTCGGTGAAGAAGCTGTTCCTCGATTACGAAACGAACGGTTTCCCCTTGGAAGGGAAATGCGCCGAGAGCCACTTAACGCTGCTTGGCGCGCGCCGGGCGAAGGATGTGCCGTTTGCCACGCTTGCCATGCCGGAGATGAACAAGACCGGTTACCTCATCCTCTCGCTTTCCAACGTCTGCGCATGGATGGCGGAAAACCTTTTAGAGAAAACAAAGGATACCGCCGTCGCGGTCGATCTCTACAACGGCTTTGCCGCGCAGGAAATTCTTTACAGCGGCCAGCGGGTGACCGGTGTGCGGGTGGACGATACCGGCGCGCCTGAGCAGGATAACTGCCACGCCAAGATCACCATCTTCGCCGACAAGGGGTTGCTGTCGCGCGACCTCGTTGAAAAATTCAACCTGGCGCAGAGCAACCAAACGTACGCCGTCGGCGTGAAAGAAGTGTGGGAGACCGAGCAGGATTTTTCCGGCAAGGTCTGGCACACCCTCGGCTATCCGCTGATGGACGGCAACTTTGGCGGCGGCTTCATTTACGGCCTGAAAGACAAAAAACTCGCCATCGGCATGGTGGCGGGGCTGGATGGGCCAAACCCGAATCTCCAGCCGCCGCAGATTTTGCAGGCGATGAAAAAGCACCCCTTCGTGCAGCGGATGATCAAAGGGGGAAAGCTTGCCCGCTATGGCGCGTCCATCATCCCCGAAGCGGGATGGTTCGCCATGCCGAAGGAGTTGGCGGTGGATGGCGCGATGATCGTGGGGGATGCCGCCGGCACGATGGACATCAAGGGATTCTCCGGCGTGGACAAAGCGATGGAAAGCGCCATGGCCGCCGCCGATGCGGCCTTCGCCGCGCTGCAAAAGAACGATACGTCCAAAGCGGCGCTGGCTTCATACCAAAAGGCGCTGCTGGACGGCTGGGTGGGACAGGAACTGAAAGCAAGCCGCTATTATCGCCACGCATTCCACGAGAACAGGGCGCTCTTTAGCGATTACCTCCCCGTCGTGCTGAAGGGGCTGGACAAAGGAAGCATGATGAGCGGCGGCGTCAAGGCGTTCTTCACGGGGCCGGGCGGCCTCATTGGGGGCGGCTTGAACCTGCTCAAGCAGATGGGTGGCGGCGGCTGCGGGGAACTTCGGCTGCCCGAAGACCGCACCTGCTCCAAACCGGATCACCAAGCCGCGCCGTTGGCCGAGCCGGAAGGGTTTGCGAAGAACACCCTGTATCTCACGCCGGACGTGGTTTTTTACGCGCATACGCATTACCACGAGGGCAACGACCACATCAAGGAATTCGACGCGGCGGTTTGCAAAAAGTGCATCGCCCGCTTCGAGGCGGGGAACAACCCGCCGCCGTGCGTTGGGGATTGCACCGCCGAGGTGCATAGCGTGTTGGTGAAAGATGGCGCGAAGAGCCACCAGATGGCTTTGGAAAACTGCGTACAGTGCCGCACCTGTGACATCGTTTGTCCGGAAAAGAACATCCGGGTGAACGCCGCTTTGCACGGCAGCGGTCCCGATTTCCGGGGACTTTAA
- a CDS encoding DUF4332 domain-containing protein, with the protein MRGRATSPLQEIPGIGPSIAVYLEGAGIRTVADLKGRDPEAIYEAICRAQGQQIDRCLLYVCRCAVYYAEGGRAPTKLKWWNWKDAVPVKKPRRTG; encoded by the coding sequence ATGCGGGGGCGCGCCACTTCGCCCCTGCAAGAAATACCCGGCATCGGGCCGAGTATCGCCGTCTATCTTGAGGGGGCCGGCATACGGACGGTGGCCGATCTGAAAGGGCGCGACCCCGAAGCGATTTACGAAGCGATCTGCCGCGCCCAGGGTCAACAAATAGACCGCTGCTTGCTTTACGTCTGCCGCTGCGCGGTCTACTACGCCGAAGGGGGACGCGCTCCCACGAAGCTGAAGTGGTGGAATTGGAAGGACGCCGTCCCAGTAAAAAAGCCGCGCCGGACGGGCTGA
- a CDS encoding NAD(P)H-dependent oxidoreductase → MKNRFLDAMNFRHACREFAPAKPVGGEELDYILEAGRLSPSSMGMEQWHFLVARGGAMKKKLRAACKDQKQVEQASVVVVILAKTADIHPDAPHFREILHKRFGDRWEARLDYYRSYYDSVNAAEWSVAQCHIAAANMMTAAAFIGIDSCPVGAFDADTLMEAVGADPARYVPALVIPFGHRAQEPKPRNRLPFDEVVTRLD, encoded by the coding sequence ATGAAAAACCGGTTTCTCGACGCGATGAACTTCCGCCACGCCTGCCGCGAGTTCGCCCCGGCCAAACCGGTGGGTGGAGAAGAGCTGGACTATATTCTTGAAGCGGGGCGTCTCTCCCCCTCATCCATGGGAATGGAGCAGTGGCATTTCCTCGTGGCGCGCGGCGGCGCGATGAAGAAAAAGCTGCGCGCCGCGTGCAAGGATCAAAAACAGGTGGAACAGGCCAGCGTGGTGGTGGTCATTCTGGCGAAAACCGCCGACATCCACCCGGACGCGCCGCACTTCCGCGAAATCCTGCATAAGCGCTTCGGCGACCGGTGGGAGGCGAGGCTGGATTATTACAGGAGCTATTACGATAGTGTCAACGCGGCTGAATGGAGCGTGGCGCAATGCCATATCGCGGCGGCGAACATGATGACCGCCGCGGCCTTCATCGGTATCGACAGTTGCCCCGTCGGCGCTTTTGATGCGGATACGCTGATGGAAGCGGTCGGCGCCGATCCGGCGCGGTATGTGCCGGCCCTGGTGATCCCCTTCGGCCATCGCGCCCAAGAGCCGAAACCGCGCAACCGCCTGCCGTTCGACGAAGTGGTCACCCGCCTCGACTGA